A window of the Physeter macrocephalus isolate SW-GA chromosome 7, ASM283717v5, whole genome shotgun sequence genome harbors these coding sequences:
- the ENAM gene encoding enamelin, with translation MLLLQCRHEASSPKLDNLVPSGKMKILLVFLGLLGYSIAMPMQMPRMPGFSSKSEEMMRYGHFNFMNSPPMAHLGPLYGNGMQLPQLFLPYQMPMWPQPAPNKKRPQKPSSPSAPKHQSKTDQAPETQKPNQPQLKQPLPEHPLKQPSPTPTQPQEETQTPQAFPPFGNGLFPYQQPPWHAPHRVPPGYGRPPVSNEEGGNPYFGYFGYHGFGGHPPYYSEEMFEQDFEKPKEKDPPKTENPATDPSANSTVPETNSTQSNAPNPRGSQGGNDTSPTGNTVQGSNTVSNPTAQNSPAVNVSGQGVPRSQTPRGPSQTNIHENYPNPNIRSFPAGRQWRPTGTAMGHRRNGPFYQNPQIQRGPRWNSFALEGKQAVHPGYPIYRRAYASTARGNSPNYAGNPANFRRKPEGPNKHPVGTNVAPLGPKHGTVGHNENIQNPREKPVSQKERIVIPTRDPNGPWRNSQDYGVNKSNYKLPHPEDNMLVPNFNSIGQRENSYYLRGDSRRAPNSNGQTQSQNLPKRIILEPRRIPYESEINQPELKHSIYQPVYPEGFPSPAREHFPAGRNTWNQQEISPPFKEDPGRHEEHLPHPSHGSGGRVYYPDYNPYDPRENSPYLRSNTWAERDDSPNTMRQPENPHYPMNTPNPKKTIPYNEEDPIDPTGDESFPGQSRWGVVESSFKGDPTVRHYEGEQYTSNQPKEYLPYSLDNPSKPREDFPYGEFYPWSPDENFPSYNTAPTEPRPVESRGYYANNAVGQEESTMFPSWNSWDHRIQAQEQKESKPYFNRNFWDQPTNLHKAPASSPYQKENKPYSSNSPAGLQKNPIWHEGENLNYGMQITRLNSPEREHLAFPDLIPPSYPAGQKGAHLFHLSQRGPCCAGGSTGPKDNPLALQDYTPSFGLAPGENQDTSPVYTEDSHTKHARYTISLTSILPGQRNSSEKRLHGESQNPSPFRDDMSTLKRNTPCSINQLGQRGIMPFPETSSLQSKNIPYLKSDLGGEGTILETIFEGNQLNERTVDLTPEQLVIGTPDEGPKPEGIPSEVQGNEGERQQKPSSILQLPCFGSKLTKYHTSSTGTPSSIGRQGSYDGDPITPTEIPNSLAELATRAQFQNINVNPLNADEHTLFDSLQVGTNPQDQVQDCLLLQA, from the exons ATGTTACTGCTGCAGTGCAGGCATGAAGCCTCATCTCCTAAGCTAGATAACTTG GTACCAAGTGGAAAAATGAAGATTCTCCTGGTCTTTCTAGGTCTGCTTGGCTATTCCATTGCTATGCCa ATGCAAATGCCCCGAATGCCTGGATTTAGCAGTAAAAGTGAGGAG ATGATGCGCTATGGTCACTTCAACTTTATGAACTCCCCACCT ATGGCACACCTGGGTCCCTTGTATGGAAATGGTATGCAGCTCCCTCAGCTCTTCCTGCCGTACCAGATGCCCATGTGGCCTCAGCCAGCACCCAACAAGAAGCGCCCACAGAAACCTTCATCTCCCTCAGCACCCAAACACCAGAGCAAGACTGATCAAGCCCCAGAGACCCAGAAACCCAACCAGCCTCAACTAAAACAGCCCCTACCAGAGCATCCTTTAAAGCAGCCATCACCCACCCCAACTCAGCCCCAAGAGGAAACCCAGACACCTCAG gCATTCCCACCATTCGGCAATGGGCTATTTCCCTATCAACAGCCACCGTGGCATGCTCCACAT AGGGTACCACCAGGTTATGGACGTCCACCAGTCAGCAATGAAGAAGGTGGG AATCCTTACTTTGGATATTTTGGATATCATGGATTTGGGGGCCATCCTCCTTATTATTCAGAAGAGATGTTTGAACAAGATtttgaaaaaccaaaagaaaaagatccTCCTAAAACAGAGAATCCAGCCACCGATCCTTCGGCTAATTCAACAGTTCCTGAAACTAATTCTACCCAGTCAAATGCACCCAATCCCAGAGGGAGTCAGGGTGGAAATGACACCAGCCCAACAGGAAACACTGTCCAGGGGTCTAACACTGTGAGCAATCCTACAGCTCAAAACAGCCCTGCAGTAAATGTTTCAGGCCAGGGAGTTCCAAGAAGTCAAACCCCACGGGGACCAAGTCAGACAAATATTCATGAAAATTATCCAAATCCTAACATCCGAAGTTTTCCTGCAGGAAGACAATGGCGACCTACTGGCACCGCTATGGGGCACAGACGTAATGGGCCTTTTTACCAAAATCCACAAATTCAAAGGGGTCCCCGGTGGAACTCCTTTGCTTTGGAAGGCAAACAAGCAGTTCATCCAGGATATCCAATATATCGCAGAGCTtatgcttccactgcaagagGAAATTCTCCCAATTATGCAGGAAATCCAGCAAATTTCAGAAGAAAGCCTGAAGGGCCAAATAAACACCCTGTGGGAACCAATGTTGCCCCTCTGGGTCCCAAACATGGTACTGTTGGCCACAATGAAAACATCCAAAATCCAAGAGAGAAGCCAGtaagtcaaaaagaaagaatagtcATTCCTACAAGGGATCCAAATGGCCCCTGGAGAAACTCTCAAGACTATGGAGTTAATAAATCAAACTATAAACTGCCTCACCCTGAGGATAACATGCTAGTCCCAAATTTTAATTCTATTGGTCAACGTGAAAACTCTTATTACCTGAGAGGAGATTCCAGAAGAGCTCCAAATTCTAATGGACAAACCCAAAGCCAGAATTTGCCCAAAAGGATTATTTTAGAGCCAAGAAGAATTCCATATGAATCAGAAATTAATCAGCCAGAATTAAAGCACAGTATATATCAGCCTGTGTATCCTGAGGGATTCCCTTCCCCTGCAAGGGAACATTTTCCTGCTGGAAGAAATACTTGGAACCAACAAGAAATCTCTCCACCTTTTAAGGAAGATCCTGGAAGGCATGAAGAACACTTACCTCATCCTTCCCATGGCTCTGGAGGACGTGTTTACTACCCTGACTATAACCCCTATGATCCCAGGGAAAACTCACCATACCTTAGAAGTAATACATGGGCTGAAAGAGATGATTCTCCCAATACAATGAGGCAACCTGAAAATCCACACTATCCCATGAATACTCCAAACCCAAAAAAGACAATCCCTTATAATGAAGAAGACCCAATAGATCCAACTGGAGATGAATCTTTCCCAGGACAAAGTAGATGGGGTGTGGTGGAGTCAAGCTTTAAAGGAGACCCAACGGTTAGGCACTATGAAGGCGAGCAATATACCTCCAATCAACCAAAGGAATACCTTCCCTATTCCTTAGATAATCCATCAAAACCCAGGGAGGATTTCCCTTATGGTGAATTTTACCCCTGGAGCCCAGATGAGAATTTCCCATCATATAATACAGCTCCCACTGAACCACGGCcggtggagagcaggggctattATGCTAATAATGCCGTTGGACAAGAAGAAAGCACTATGTTTCCTTCTTGGAACTCCTGGGACCACAGGATTCAAGCCCaggagcagaaagaaagcaagccatattttaacagaaatttcTGGGATCAGCCAACAAATTTACACAAAGCCCCTGCTAGTTCACCATACCAGAAGGAGAACAAGCCTTATTCCAGTAACTCCCCAGCTGGGCTTCAGAAAAATCCAATATGGCATGAAGGTGAGAATTTGAATTATGGCATGCAGATCACTAGGTTAAATTCACCAGAGAGAGAACACTTGGCTTTCCCAGACTTAATTCCTCCAAGTTACCCAGCAGGTCAAAAAGGAGCACATTTATTTCACCTAAGCCAGAGAGGCCCTTGCTGTGCTGGTGGCTCCACAGGGCCCAAGGACAATCCACTTGCTCTACAAGACTACACTCCATCTTTTGGTCTTGCACCAGGGGAGAACCAAGACACCAGCCCTGTGTATACAGAAGACAGTCATACTAAGCATGCAAGATATACTATCTCCCTGACAAGCATCCTACCTGGCCAAAGAAACAGCTCAGAAAAAAGACTGCATGGAGAAAGTCAAAACCCAAGTCCTTTCAGAGATGACATGTCCACTCTGAAGAGGAACACACCATGTTCTATAAATCAGTTGGGCCAAAGGGGAATTATGCCCTTTCCCGAAACCAGTTCCCTTCAATCAAAGAATATACCTTACCTCAAAAGTGATCTTGGAGGAGAAGGAACCATTTTGGAAACAATATTTGAAGGCAACCAGCTCAATGAAAGAACTGTTGATCTTACTCCTGAGCAGCTTGTTATTGGTACACCTGACGAAGGTCCCAAGCCAGAAGGAATTCCAAGTGAAGTGCAAGGAAATGAGGGTGAAAGGCAGCAGAAACCATCTAGCATCCTACAGTTACCATGTTTTGGCTCCAAATTAACAAAGTATCACACCTCCAGCACTGGAACTCCATCTAGCATTGGAAGGCAAGGCTCATATGATGGGGATCCAATTACGCCTACTGAAATTCCTAACTCATTGGCTGAGTTAGCTACCAGGGCACAGTTTCAGAATATAAATGTAAACCCACTTAATGCAGATGAACACACTCTATTTGATTCTCTTCAAGTAGGGACCAATCCACAGGACCAGGTGCAAGACTGCTTACTACTTCAGGCCTAG